The sequence below is a genomic window from Actinokineospora baliensis.
CGCCGGTGAGGTCGCCCGGGTAGACCAGAAGCGTGCCGCTGGAGTTGGTGGCGATGACGTCGAAGTGGCCGTCGCGGTTCCAGTCGGTGACGCCGTACGGGGTGTAGCCGCACCACCCGACGCCGACCTGGACGGGCAGGGCGAACCCGGTCGGCGAGCCCCGGTACACGAGCTCGGCGCAGGTGTTGTCGTCGCGGGCGATGAGGTCGGGGTAGCCGTCGTGGTCCCAGTCGGCGATGCCGAACGGGGTCAGCCACTGCCAGCCCGCGGAGCCGACCTGCTTGGGGGCGCCGAGGATGCCGGACTGCTGCGGTTGGAACAGCAGCAGCTGACCGGTTGGGGTGCCGGCGTAGACGTCGGTCTGGTCCTGCCCGGTGTCGGAGTTGTGCCACCGGATGGCACCGAACGACCGCAGGTTCGCGCTCGCGGGCGGTAGCACCGTTCCCGCGGCGCTCGGCGCGGCGAAGGTGTGCGCGCTGGACCCGGCACCGAAGGACGCCGCTCCCGTGCCGGTGATCGCCCACAGGTCGGTGTTGGTGTCGTTGGTGGCGTCGTTGCTGACGATGAACGGCGCCGAGGCTGCGGTCAGCGCCGTGCTCGCCGACCGGGCGACGGTGGTGGTCGAGTCGACGAACCAGTTGGTGTCCCAGCAGTCCACGACGCAGTTCGTCCGGTGCAGCACGACCTGGCCGGTCGCGTTGTCCCGTACCACCAGAGCGGGTTTGCCCTGGTGCTGGGTGCCCGCGATGGTCTTGGTCGACCAGTCGGTGCTCGAGTCGAGGACGACCGCGGGCTGGTAGCCGCCCGGGTAGGGGGAGTGCTCGAACCACCACAGCTGGTGCTGCCCGCCGACGGCCACCACGGCGATCAGGTCGGGGAACGCCGACCCGCCGCTCTGGTCGCTGCCCTGCGGCAGGTGGCCGATCGCGGTGAGCTGGCTCGGCGCGGTCATCAGGTCGGCGAAGTCGGGGGTGGCGAACCGGTCGCCGCCCAGGGAGAACACCCGGTCCGTGGTCGGGACCAGCGGCGTCCCGTCGCCGGAGTTGAGGTAGAACTTGGTGATCCCGTTGGCCGCCGTCGCGATCACGTCCTGCATGCCGGTGCCGCCGAACTGCCCGGTCGCCACGACCACCCCGGTCCAGTCCTGCGGGCTCTCGGTCATGTCCAACCGGCCGCGGATGCCGAGGTTGGTCGACACGCCGACGCCCCCCGCTCCGTTGCCTGGGCTCAGCCACAGGCCCGCCGCCGTTCCCCCGGTTCCGCCGGGGGTGAGGATGTCGGCCTTGCCGTCGCCGTTGAGGTCGCCTTCCCGGTCCGGGGTGGTGGGCGCGGTGGCGATGACGTGGTGCACGGCGATCGGGCTGGGTGTCCCGGCGGCGGTGATGGCCTGCACGGTGAGGGTGTTGGTGCCCGCCCTGGTGGGGGTGATCGTGCCGGTCCAGGAGCCGTTGGTGGCGGGGACGTTCATCCCGGTGCCGCCGTTGAGCTGGTACCGGTACCAGGCAGGCTGGGTCGCCCCGGCCACCGGCGCGAACGTGAAGGTCCCGGCAGTGCGCACGGGCTTGCCCGCTGTCCCGTCGGGGTAGTCGGTCGAGGTGACCAGCGGTTGGGCGGGCACGCTCAGGTCGAGGGTGAACCGGCACTCCTGCGACCACCCCGAGGTGAGCGCGCCGTCGGTGACCCGGGTGGTCCACCGGTAGCTGCCCTGCGGCAGCGTGTTCTGGGGGAGCACGGTCGTCGCCCAGTCACCGGTGTTGACGGTGACCTGGCGCTGCGTGCCGCCGATGGCCGGATCGGGGTTCTGGTCGGCGACGGGCTTGATCGAGAACGTCGCGGTGAGCGCCTTGGTGATGTTGTCCGACGCGCGCAGCGTCTGCACCCCGAGGTAGAGGTCGGTCTTGCCGATCACCGGGTACGGGGCGGTCGTCGTGCAGGGGACGACCGGGGAGGTGGACGGGGTCACCGGCGTGGCCGGGGTGACGTCCCACGTGACCACGAGGCTGGCGTTGTTCTGGGTGAACTTCTTCCACCCGGCGCTGGAGGTCCCCTCGTCGACGGCGCGCAGCCCGAAGGTGATGACACCGGTTCGGTTGGTGACCGCCGACTGGACCTGCGTGGTGACGCTGTTGCCGAAGGTGCCCGTACAGGTGGCCTTCTGCGCCACGGTGCTCAGGATGGCGGGCTTGGTGTTCCAGTTGGTGCTCGGCGAGATCGCCCCGGTCCGGTCCAGCGCGACCTGGGAGTTGCAGTCGTAGGAGTACTGCGGGACGAAGTTGACCTCCGCGGAGAGGATGGTCGCGCCGTAGAGCGGGGTGATGCCCCACTGGAAGTAGGAGCGGGTGATGTCGATGCCCTTGCAGGTGCTGTACCCGAAGCCGCAGTAGCCGATCTGCGCGGGCCCGGTCTGGTGCCAGCCCGCGTAGGTGGGCTTACCGCTCTCCACCTCGGTCCAGTCCGCGGTCGCGCCCCAGCTGTTCGGCACGAACGTCGGGTCGATCATGACCGGGTAGGTGGTGGCCGGGTCCGCCAGCAGCGCGGGGTCGGGGACCAGGTCGTACCCGTCCGCGTTGGCCACCACCGAGACCGGTGCGACGCGCGCGAGGTCACCCGGTTCGGCCGCGGTGGAGGCCTTCGCGGCGGACTTGGTGCCCTTGGCCGAATCCCACATGGTCGCCGGTGGCGTGGTGTAGACGGCGCGGCCGCTGGCGTCGGCCGCCGTCAGCCTGCCGTCGGGGGACGAGGTCAGGGTCAGGCCGGGGGAGTCGATCGACACCCGCAGCCGCGCCACGGCCGGGTTCGCCGCCGCGGCCCGGGTCTTGACCACGAGCGTGTGCGCGAAGTCGCCCTGCTCGCTGACCGACGCGACGAGGTCGACCCCGGGCAGCACCTCCGGGTAGGTGGCCGTGTTGCCCACCACCGTCGGCGCGGTGAGGGCGACCGGGAAGGTGAACGCCAGGCTCTGCCCGCGGTTCGCGATCGTCGCCAGCGGG
It includes:
- a CDS encoding FG-GAP-like repeat-containing protein; amino-acid sequence: MNLDATLHRGGDGAYRPKAAAASVTLSGGGPGPLATIANRGQSLAFTFPVALTAPTVVGNTATYPEVLPGVDLVASVSEQGDFAHTLVVKTRAAAANPAVARLRVSIDSPGLTLTSSPDGRLTAADASGRAVYTTPPATMWDSAKGTKSAAKASTAAEPGDLARVAPVSVVANADGYDLVPDPALLADPATTYPVMIDPTFVPNSWGATADWTEVESGKPTYAGWHQTGPAQIGYCGFGYSTCKGIDITRSYFQWGITPLYGATILSAEVNFVPQYSYDCNSQVALDRTGAISPSTNWNTKPAILSTVAQKATCTGTFGNSVTTQVQSAVTNRTGVITFGLRAVDEGTSSAGWKKFTQNNASLVVTWDVTPATPVTPSTSPVVPCTTTAPYPVIGKTDLYLGVQTLRASDNITKALTATFSIKPVADQNPDPAIGGTQRQVTVNTGDWATTVLPQNTLPQGSYRWTTRVTDGALTSGWSQECRFTLDLSVPAQPLVTSTDYPDGTAGKPVRTAGTFTFAPVAGATQPAWYRYQLNGGTGMNVPATNGSWTGTITPTRAGTNTLTVQAITAAGTPSPIAVHHVIATAPTTPDREGDLNGDGKADILTPGGTGGTAAGLWLSPGNGAGGVGVSTNLGIRGRLDMTESPQDWTGVVVATGQFGGTGMQDVIATAANGITKFYLNSGDGTPLVPTTDRVFSLGGDRFATPDFADLMTAPSQLTAIGHLPQGSDQSGGSAFPDLIAVVAVGGQHQLWWFEHSPYPGGYQPAVVLDSSTDWSTKTIAGTQHQGKPALVVRDNATGQVVLHRTNCVVDCWDTNWFVDSTTTVARSASTALTAASAPFIVSNDATNDTNTDLWAITGTGAASFGAGSSAHTFAAPSAAGTVLPPASANLRSFGAIRWHNSDTGQDQTDVYAGTPTGQLLLFQPQQSGILGAPKQVGSAGWQWLTPFGIADWDHDGYPDLIARDDNTCAELVYRGSPTGFALPVQVGVGWCGYTPYGVTDWNRDGHFDVIATNSSGTLLVYPGDLTGGFAPSTQIGNGWSADLTPWGIVDFNGDGHQDIVTRYIPTNTLRMYPGDNTGTGNGAGVTVGAGFNGTTFFGFARWPGSTHTSLLTRFTPGTVKRFTTDGAGSWSNGTGVVTATGW